The DNA region GAAGCTTATGCTGTAAAGCTCGACTCAAAAGGAAATCTGATTGTCACAGGTCGATGCATTGCGGATGCTACATTTCAGGCATTTATTTTAAAAGCTGATCCTATTGGGAATCCCATTGCATTTAAAACCTATGGATACACCAATCAGAGTACCAGTGCATTTGATTTATTGGTAGACGCACAGGATAATTATCTGATTACGGGATATACTACCATTTTGGAAATCGACTATACCAGCTCTGCAAGTGACCCATTTTTAATTAAAGTGGATAGTGCCATGAATACCGTATTTGCAAATGTTTATGAAGTTAACTATGGACGAGACCTTAGCACGATCGGTGAGGGTCTTGCATTATTAAACAATGGAGACTATGCAATTGGTGTAAGTACTTTGTCTTTTTCAGCCCATGATATTTCAGGACCCAATGCTCCCAATAAAAATGCATTGTACGTCATTCGAAAAGATGGTAGCATACGGAAAGCATTTTTATACAACATGCACGGCTCTCAGTATACCCGTGTGCGAAAAAGCAGCATGGGCTCTGTTTTATTGGGTGGATTTTCAAGAGCCTATACTGATAAAAATGTCAGTCAGGGTTTGATTATCAAAACGGATAACCAATTTCTTTCAGGTTGCCATGATATTGATGTAACCCCTGAATTAGCAATTTACAAACCCACCTGGCAGATAGCTGACTTTAGCTATCAATTAAAATCAGGACATCGCATTATTGATTATATTAACTACAAGGATTCTTTATTAAAAGAATTCACATTATGCGAAGAAATTCCCTTACTGACACCAGAATTTGATGCGCCTAGTGTGGTGTGCCCTGGCGAAGTTCAGTTCATCGATCAATCTGCTGGTCCTGGAACAGGTTATTGGATCATTGATCAAGATACCATTCGACAGGATGGTGATCTTAAATACTTATTTCATAATCCCGGAACGTATGCCGTGACACGGGTTTTGCAATTTAGCTGTGTGGTAAAAAGCATAACTAAAAATCTGATTGTAAAATCCGGTTTTGTAGATACTGTTTTTGCAAGCATTTGCGAAGGATCTAGTTTCTCTTTTAAAGGAAAAAATTTTGACAAAGAGGGAATTAATTTACTTACAATTCCTGGACAAAGCGGAGTTTGCGATTCAACATATATAATTGATATTAAAAAAATCAAAGTCGATTCAACCACGATTTCTCAGGAATACTGCGGTAAAGAATTTAATCTCCACAATCAAAGCTATACAAATCCCGGTAAATATCAATTGATTCTTAAGAGTCAAGCAGCTTGTGACAGCTTGATAATAAATTTGAACCTTTCTAAGGTTTATAAAACAGATACCCTTATTGAATTAGACACAGTATATTTTTGCGATCATTTTCAATATGGTGATACAATCCTAACCAAATCCGGTATTTATCAAAAAGTTGCCTTTGATACCCTTGATGATTGTGGCATTAAATATTTTAATGCTGTTTTAATAGATGACTGTGATTGCTTAAAATTTCCAAATGTTTTTACTCCCGATAATGGCGATCAATTAAATAATGATTTTAGGCCTGCAAATAAATGTGGGGATGTAATTGAAGAGTATAAGATAAAAATTTACAATCGATGGGGACAAATTATTTACGACTATTCAGGAGATTATAAAATTGGTTGGGATGGGAAATTTAAATCTTTACCAGCTCCCGTCGAAACCTACATGTACCTGGCAGAATATAAAATTCGTTATATTGAAAACCAAGCAGCTGTAACTAAACTAAAATCCGGATCCTTTAGTATCATCAGGTAGATTTTAATCTT from Saprospiraceae bacterium includes:
- a CDS encoding gliding motility-associated C-terminal domain-containing protein, which encodes MPHTIRIFLFTIVLFIINQGIAQSIRFQKTYGPQVFVPGSKNNEASFYDVETLSDDGFVTLGFLTDTLTPQHSEGFISRYDCTGHVLWTKSLGASGAPTNTNAGIVETSEGDIVFSFNLGTGFFLASILAGRISKSGQVIWMKRIGNNTEFGRDLVQTPDGGFVIVGNTAFYGTDKIAADIYILKLDAMGNILWSKTFGNPAGTYDEAYAVKLDSKGNLIVTGRCIADATFQAFILKADPIGNPIAFKTYGYTNQSTSAFDLLVDAQDNYLITGYTTILEIDYTSSASDPFLIKVDSAMNTVFANVYEVNYGRDLSTIGEGLALLNNGDYAIGVSTLSFSAHDISGPNAPNKNALYVIRKDGSIRKAFLYNMHGSQYTRVRKSSMGSVLLGGFSRAYTDKNVSQGLIIKTDNQFLSGCHDIDVTPELAIYKPTWQIADFSYQLKSGHRIIDYINYKDSLLKEFTLCEEIPLLTPEFDAPSVVCPGEVQFIDQSAGPGTGYWIIDQDTIRQDGDLKYLFHNPGTYAVTRVLQFSCVVKSITKNLIVKSGFVDTVFASICEGSSFSFKGKNFDKEGINLLTIPGQSGVCDSTYIIDIKKIKVDSTTISQEYCGKEFNLHNQSYTNPGKYQLILKSQAACDSLIINLNLSKVYKTDTLIELDTVYFCDHFQYGDTILTKSGIYQKVAFDTLDDCGIKYFNAVLIDDCDCLKFPNVFTPDNGDQLNNDFRPANKCGDVIEEYKIKIYNRWGQIIYDYSGDYKIGWDGKFKSLPAPVETYMYLAEYKIRYIENQAAVTKLKSGSFSIIR